The Mytilus trossulus isolate FHL-02 chromosome 3, PNRI_Mtr1.1.1.hap1, whole genome shotgun sequence genome contains a region encoding:
- the LOC134711689 gene encoding AP-4 complex subunit sigma-1-like has translation MIKFIFLFNKIGKPRIVRFYDNPPESQRLTVQKEVSNVCLAHSKQEGILDYKDYTLVYRHYGNLVFAAGITEDENELAVLELLHNLVETLMKYLNKVSEADIILNMDKVHMILDEMIIEGYISETNQSRILAPLQLLDTVRK, from the exons ATGATCAAGTTCATTTTCCTTTTCAACAAAATTGGAAAACCAAGAATAGTTAGATTTTATGACAATCCTCCAGAATCCCAAAGATTAACAGTTCAAAAAGAGGTTTCTAATGTTTGCTTAGCACATTCAAAACAG GAAGGAATACTAGATTATAAAGATTACACTTTAGTATACCGTCACTATGGTAACTTAGTTTTTGCTGCAGGAATTACAGAAGATGAG AATGAACTAGCAGTCCTTGAATTGCTACACAATTTGGTGGAAACATTGATGAAGTATTTAAATAAAGTG tcAGAAGCAGAT ATTATATTAAATATGGACAAAGTTCATATGATTCTGGATGAGATGATAATTGAAGGATACATTTCAGAAACTAATCAAAGTAGAATTCTAGCTCCTCTACAATTATTGGATACAGTTAggaaataa